The DNA region GAGAACTCGTGCTTGAAGTCCCCCGCCACGACGACCTTCTCCGCCTTGACCCGGTCCAGCATCTTCCCGAGGCGTTCCAGGATCACACGGCGCTGGAAACGCGGGATCGAGACGCCCTGCTCCGCGAGGGCGCCCTCGAAGCCCAGGTGGAGGTCCGAAATCACCAGGGCGCGTTCCTCCCGGAGGAAGAGCGCGAAGTCCCGCGTGACGTCAACGCCCTTGGCGATCTCGATGCGGTCCACAGTCCGACGAAGGTACATCGTCGCAATAAAGGATTCACTCCACGATCTTCCAGTAGGAATCCTTGCGGACGATCTTTCCCTTCCGGAACTCGAAGAGATCGCACCCTCGGACGTCAATCCGGGCGCCCGCCGCTGTGGTGCCCGTGAGGCGCCATTCCGAGACGCCATGGGTGCCGGCGACCCAATGCGCATCCTCACCGTAGTGCACGTCAGGAATGCCGGTGAAGCGCGCGCCCAGGCCCCTGCTGACCTCGTCCTTCCCTGCATATCGCCGGCCCCAGGGATCGGGTCCCCGCGGGGCGTCGAACACGCAATCGTCCGTGAAGAACGTCATGATCGTGTCCAGATCGTGGCGGTTGAACGCCGCGAGGAACGCCCTCAAGGTCGCCTCGGTCATCACAGCGTTGGGAGGCATCGTGTCCCCTCGGGTCGCCCGAAGGGGCGCGCGGAAATATCAGGTTTGGGCCGAGCTCCCTGGCTGACCCGCGAATGAAAGAAAATTGGAGCTCCGCGCCGGCCGCAGCCAGGGGAGCTCGAGTTAAGATGGTTCGTCGCTGTTGTGCCGTTGCGTTTAGAATCGGCGCGGCCGGCGCTTCGCGAAACAGTCTCGGCAGTAGACGGGCCGGGCAGGGTCCGGTTTGAACGGGACCTGCGTGGCCTGGCCACAGTCTGCGCATACGGCGTCGTACATCTGGCGCGGACCGCGGTCGAAGCCGCCTCGTCTTCCGCCTCTCTCTTCGTCCATTTACTTACTACCTATCCGGGCTTGAACCCGGATGGGAATGCGACACCCCTTCTAATTGATAAAGCTGCGTATCCCCCGGGATGTACTCGTTTCCTGGTCGGTCGAGCGAGCTTGGCCGCGTCCCACCGACGCAAGGCTCTCGCGCGACCGCCGCCCTCGGCAACCCGTCGTCGGTCGGCTTGGGTTGCCTGAAATAGCCGAGCCGTAATGGCTGCGCGCATGCGCATCGCGCTCCTCGCGGACATCCACTCGAACCTCCCGGCGCTCGAGGCCGTCCTCCGGGACGTGGAGGCCGTCGGCGTGTACCAGATCTGGGTCGCCGGGGACCTCGTCGGGTACAACCCGTGGCCGAACCAGGTCCTCGCGATCCTGAGGGAGCGGAAGGTCCGCGCGATCCGCGGCAACCACGACCGGGCCGCGCTGTCGGGCGACACCTCCTGGTTCAACGAGCTCGCGGCGGCTGCCGTCCGGTGGACCCGGATCGTCCTGACCCCCGCGAGCGTGGGCTACCTGACGTCCCTCGAGGACCGCGTGCGGGTCGCCCTGCCGGACGGGACCGTCGCGATGTACCACGGGAGCCCCCGGAACGACGACGAGTACGTGATGCCCTGGGCCGCGGACGAGGCGCTCGTGAAGGTCGCGGCCGCCCCGTTCGTGATCCTGGGCCACACCCACGTGCCCATGGCCTTCTCGACCCGCTACGGCATCCTCGTGAACCCGGGGAGCGTGGGGCAGCCCCGGGACCGCGACCCACGCGCCGCCTGGGCCCTCTTGGAGACGGCGACAGGCGGCGTGGAGCAGCGCCGCGTCCCGTACGACATCGGGAAGGTCATCGCGGAGATCCACAAGGCGGGCCTGCCCCCGGAGCTCGGGGAGCGGCTCACGTGGGGCGTGTAGCCGGAGAGATGATATCGCCCCCGCCGTTCCGGGGCGCGTGGTCCCCCTCTGGCTCCCCCTCGCGTCCGTGGACATGATGTCCTGGGGCGTCGGCCAGGTCCTCGTCAAGCGGGCGACGGACCGCTTGGGCGCCGTGACCATGGTCTTCTTCGTGACCCTCGTCGACGGCGCCCTGTACCTCGCGGTCTTCCTGGCCGCGGCCCAGCCGCTCGCCGCCTCCCTCCAGACCTACGTGGTCGCCACGCTGACCTCCGCGGTCGGCATCACGGGCTACGTGCTCTACTTCGAGGCGCTGCTCCGGGGGAACGTGTCCGTCGTCGCGACGATCACGGCGGGCTCGCCGATCATCACGATCCTGGGCGCCATCGCGTTCCTCCACGAGACCCCGACCGTCGCGGAGGCGGTCGGCATGGCCCTCCTCGTCGCGGTGATCCTCATCCTGTCCTACGAGCCCGTGGGCCGGGACTGGAAGGTCCCCGTGGCCGTCACCCTGTCCATCGCGATCCTCCTCCTGTGGGGCGTCTGGGGCATCCTGACCAAGGTCGCCGTGGACGCGCCCGGATTCGGGCCGTGGCAGCTCCTCCTCTTCTACAGCCTCTCCAACTTCGCTGGGGGCATCCCCTACTACCTCTGGCGCCGGAAGCGGTTCCCGCCGCCGAACCCGTCGCGATCCGCGTACGCGGTCGGGGCGGGCGGCTTCCTCCTGATGATGGCCGGGATCGTCGCCTCCACGGTCGCCCTCTCCATCGGTGACGCATCCCTCGTGACCGCGGTCGGCGGCTGCGCCCCCGTGGTCACCTCCCTCGTCGCGTTCGCCTTCCTTCGGGAGAAGGCGACCCCGGTGCGCGTCCTCGCCCTGATCCTCTTCATCCCGGGCATCGTCCTCGTCGCCTTCTGACAGCCGCACGCCGTCCCACGGCGGGTCGGGATCCGATTCCAAACGGAGTAATTTGGACATACGCCCATGTATCGGAAATGGTTCCCAGACATATGTACGATTTCTAGTCACGGGCGACTCGGAACGTACTTATAGAGACGGATGGATATGATATTTGTAAGAACGAGAAGGGGGATTCGCATGCGCATGAAGCGAGCGTGGGACCGGGCGAGCCGGAACTACGACTACCCGCCATGGGCCCTGACCTGTCACGGCTGCGGCCGGCCTCTGGACGAGTGCGCGTGCGTGTGTCCCTTCTGCGGCGAGCGCAACGGCTGCCGCTGCTGCATCGGGCCCGGGATCGCCACGGGCGGGGACTGAGGCGCCGGGAACCGCCCTCAATGTCCGTTTCCGCCACCCGCGCCTTCGAAGGGTGTCAAACAACCCTTATCCCCCCGAGGGCGAAGGGGTGGGGCGATGCCCATGAAGACATTCGGCCTTTGGGCGATTGCGATTGCGGCCCTCGTGGTGGTCGGCGGCGTCGCCGGATACGTCTTCCTGTACCAGGGGGACGTCGCGGTGTCTGTCAAAGACGCTCCCACGCTTGGGTCGTGGTCCCACGTCTACGTGACCTTCTCGGCCGTGGACATCCACGAGTCGGGCAAGGACAACGCGACGTGGAGCGAGCCCTTCAGCGGCAAGGCGACCGT from Thermoplasmata archaeon includes:
- a CDS encoding nuclear transport factor 2 family protein, giving the protein MPPNAVMTEATLRAFLAAFNRHDLDTIMTFFTDDCVFDAPRGPDPWGRRYAGKDEVSRGLGARFTGIPDVHYGEDAHWVAGTHGVSEWRLTGTTAAGARIDVRGCDLFEFRKGKIVRKDSYWKIVE
- a CDS encoding CxxC-x17-CxxC domain-containing protein, which encodes MDEERGGRRGGFDRGPRQMYDAVCADCGQATQVPFKPDPARPVYCRDCFAKRRPRRF
- a CDS encoding metallophosphoesterase family protein — encoded protein: MRIALLADIHSNLPALEAVLRDVEAVGVYQIWVAGDLVGYNPWPNQVLAILRERKVRAIRGNHDRAALSGDTSWFNELAAAAVRWTRIVLTPASVGYLTSLEDRVRVALPDGTVAMYHGSPRNDDEYVMPWAADEALVKVAAAPFVILGHTHVPMAFSTRYGILVNPGSVGQPRDRDPRAAWALLETATGGVEQRRVPYDIGKVIAEIHKAGLPPELGERLTWGV
- a CDS encoding DMT family transporter, producing MVPLWLPLASVDMMSWGVGQVLVKRATDRLGAVTMVFFVTLVDGALYLAVFLAAAQPLAASLQTYVVATLTSAVGITGYVLYFEALLRGNVSVVATITAGSPIITILGAIAFLHETPTVAEAVGMALLVAVILILSYEPVGRDWKVPVAVTLSIAILLLWGVWGILTKVAVDAPGFGPWQLLLFYSLSNFAGGIPYYLWRRKRFPPPNPSRSAYAVGAGGFLLMMAGIVASTVALSIGDASLVTAVGGCAPVVTSLVAFAFLREKATPVRVLALILFIPGIVLVAF